Proteins from one Bos javanicus breed banteng chromosome 27, ARS-OSU_banteng_1.0, whole genome shotgun sequence genomic window:
- the LOC133240122 gene encoding putative protein FAM90A8: MAGHYGWLKACRLFQDQKVRKQNPGPGRQTAPPPQEKDSMVKCKDCGAFGHTARSLRCPMKLWQGALVPLPLGSRFGKENLAWKLQDPPTPGTPNTAEREEEERQR; encoded by the exons ATGGCTGGTCATTATGGATGGCTGAAAGCCTGCCGACTCTTTCAAGACCAGAAAGTGAGGAAGCAAAACCCAGGACCTGGGAGGCAGACGGCTCCCCCACCACAGGAGAAAGACTCCATG GTGAAGTGTAAGGACTGTGGAGCCTTTGGGCACACAGCAAGGAGCCTCAGGTGCCCCATGAAGCTCTGGCAAGGGGCGCTGGTCCCCCTGCCCTTGGGGTCCAGATTCGGTAAGGAGAACCTGGCGTGGAAGCTGCAGGACCCACCGACCCCAGGGACCCCTAACACggctgagagagaggaggaggaaaggcagaGGTGA